One part of the Sporosarcina ureae genome encodes these proteins:
- a CDS encoding dihydrodipicolinate synthase family protein, whose translation MKGIIPPVVTLLDELGQIDMEKNKRAIDKLISHGVHGVVLLGSSGEFPHFSLEEKQQYLEQIIPYIDNRIPVLVGTGGTVMEETIELSKFVQELGAEGVLVVNPYYWNLSDEQMYTYFYEVAGSLSIDLYLYNIPQLTGQEIPLEVVKQLAENIQNIRGIKETVASMTRIRTVIDEVANKVNNFHVYSAFDEHLLDAQLYGASGSINGSSVFLPEISLNLYEAIQNEDFTEVKRHHILICKLMEIYSLHPSFYLTMKLAVHERWFVNQAIGYRKPFINSEAHLSDTIKSVISEYAGNED comes from the coding sequence ATGAAGGGAATCATTCCTCCCGTTGTGACGTTACTGGACGAATTAGGTCAAATTGATATGGAGAAGAATAAAAGAGCGATAGATAAATTAATTAGCCACGGAGTGCATGGTGTAGTGTTGTTAGGAAGCTCTGGGGAATTTCCTCACTTCTCACTGGAGGAAAAACAGCAATATCTGGAGCAGATTATTCCGTATATTGACAATCGTATTCCTGTTTTAGTAGGGACAGGCGGAACAGTAATGGAAGAAACTATTGAATTGTCAAAATTCGTTCAAGAGTTAGGTGCTGAAGGAGTGCTTGTTGTGAATCCGTACTATTGGAATCTTTCGGATGAGCAAATGTACACGTACTTCTATGAAGTAGCAGGCTCATTGTCCATAGACCTGTATTTATACAATATTCCACAACTGACTGGCCAAGAGATTCCGTTGGAAGTCGTAAAACAACTCGCGGAAAATATACAGAATATTCGAGGGATAAAGGAAACCGTAGCAAGCATGACCCGTATTCGGACTGTAATTGATGAAGTAGCCAACAAAGTAAATAATTTCCATGTTTATAGTGCTTTTGATGAGCATCTATTAGATGCTCAACTGTATGGAGCCTCAGGAAGTATTAATGGATCTTCAGTCTTTCTGCCCGAAATTTCATTGAATCTATATGAAGCTATACAAAACGAAGACTTCACTGAAGTAAAGAGACATCATATATTAATTTGCAAGTTGATGGAGATTTATAGCTTGCATCCTTCCTTCTACCTAACGATGAAATTGGCTGTACATGAACGTTGGTTTGTGAATCAGGCGATTGGTTATCGGAAACCATTTATAAATAGTGAAGCTCATTTATCTGATACTATCAAGTCTGTTATTTCAGAGTATGCTGGAAATGAAGATTAA
- the gucD gene encoding alpha-ketoglutaric semialdehyde dehydrogenase GucD: MEMVTKNNSATFKNFINNEWVSSQSNEVLESISPMNKNEVVGFVQKSTQEDLDKAFKAAEGAKSAWRKIGQHARGQFLFKVADIIEQNIDDIAETATREMGKTLPEAKGETARGVAILRYYAGEGMRKNGDVIPASDKDALMFTRRVPAGVVGIITPWNFPVAIPIWKLAPALVYGNTVVFKPATEASVTAAKIIECFAKAGLPKGVLNFIVGSGSVIGQGMIEHSSLNAITFTGSENVGKSVAKGAAESGVKYQIEMGGKNPVIVSKDADLDNAVEAVISGAFRSTGQKCTATSKVIVESAIYDVFKKKLLAETEKITVGNGLNDGIWMGPCASQSQFDTVKDYIEIGKSEGATLIAGGEVLSGDEFDNGFYLTPAIFDNVKADMRIAQEEIFGPVIALIEASDVEDAIKIANDTKFGLSASIFTSNIGSLMEFIDEIEVGLVRINAESAGVELQAPFGGMKGSGYGSREQGEAAQEFYTEIKTVFIKA; the protein is encoded by the coding sequence ATAGAAATGGTTACTAAAAATAATAGTGCAACGTTTAAGAACTTTATTAATAATGAATGGGTTTCATCACAGTCGAATGAAGTACTAGAGAGTATTAGCCCTATGAATAAGAACGAGGTTGTAGGCTTCGTACAGAAATCAACTCAAGAAGATCTGGACAAGGCATTCAAAGCTGCCGAGGGTGCTAAGAGTGCATGGAGAAAGATTGGTCAACATGCAAGAGGGCAGTTTTTGTTTAAAGTAGCAGATATCATCGAGCAGAATATTGATGATATCGCAGAAACTGCTACTAGGGAGATGGGAAAAACGCTTCCAGAAGCAAAAGGTGAAACAGCTCGTGGCGTTGCAATCTTAAGATACTATGCAGGAGAAGGCATGAGAAAGAATGGGGATGTCATTCCTGCTTCTGACAAAGATGCTTTGATGTTCACGAGGCGCGTACCAGCTGGCGTAGTGGGAATCATTACTCCTTGGAATTTTCCAGTAGCGATTCCGATTTGGAAACTGGCACCTGCTCTTGTATACGGAAATACTGTTGTGTTCAAACCAGCGACAGAAGCTTCAGTTACTGCTGCCAAGATTATCGAATGTTTTGCAAAAGCCGGACTACCTAAAGGTGTCTTAAACTTCATCGTAGGTTCTGGATCAGTTATTGGACAAGGGATGATTGAGCATTCCTCTTTGAACGCAATTACTTTCACAGGATCAGAAAATGTAGGGAAATCAGTAGCTAAAGGGGCTGCAGAAAGTGGCGTAAAATACCAAATTGAAATGGGTGGAAAAAACCCTGTAATAGTTTCCAAAGATGCGGATCTTGATAATGCGGTAGAAGCAGTAATAAGCGGGGCTTTTCGTTCGACAGGGCAAAAATGCACTGCCACTAGTAAGGTCATTGTAGAAAGCGCTATCTATGATGTATTCAAAAAGAAGTTGCTCGCTGAAACAGAAAAAATCACAGTAGGAAACGGATTAAATGATGGAATCTGGATGGGACCATGTGCTAGTCAGAGCCAATTCGATACAGTAAAAGACTATATTGAAATCGGTAAGTCGGAAGGTGCGACATTGATTGCTGGCGGCGAAGTTCTAAGCGGTGATGAATTCGATAATGGATTCTATCTAACACCTGCAATTTTCGATAATGTCAAAGCAGATATGCGAATTGCACAAGAAGAAATTTTTGGTCCAGTTATCGCATTGATTGAGGCAAGCGACGTGGAAGATGCAATCAAGATTGCAAATGATACAAAATTTGGACTGAGTGCTTCTATCTTCACGTCCAATATAGGTTCATTGATGGAGTTCATCGATGAAATTGAAGTCGGTCTAGTTCGAATTAATGCTGAAAGTGCTGGTGTGGAACTACAAGCACCATTTGGCGGAATGAAAGGCTCAGGCTATGGGTCACGTGAACAAGGAGAAGCAGCACAAGAGTTTTACACGGAGATCAAGACAGTATTTATTAAGGCATAA
- a CDS encoding U32 family peptidase, whose translation MNESRKLLESLGYPSTDSKELPTSTKRFPDGAQYRIELPSTEGPVALKETLKELDRLGITVHRISQGSGIMLQTDEEIKEMCELTAERGIELSLFVGPRGTWDISAQPFTSGGKSIGNRHEGADQLVYAMEDLKRGANLGLRGALVADEGLVLLTKEMKKAGQLPEDFIVKASVQIGSANPVSVKLMQDIGADTYNVPTALTLSKLASIRQAIDIPIDLYIEAPDNLGGFLRYYEIPEIIRVLAPVYIKFGLRNHPDVYPSGQQFEALNNSLVKERVRRASIGIQMIERYCPEAKTSELGAEGLGIAKVNTSNVSN comes from the coding sequence ATGAATGAATCCCGGAAGTTATTAGAAAGTCTAGGTTATCCGTCCACTGACTCGAAGGAATTACCGACATCCACGAAGCGGTTCCCAGATGGGGCGCAGTATAGAATCGAACTACCAAGTACTGAAGGTCCTGTTGCCTTAAAAGAGACTTTAAAAGAACTTGACCGTCTTGGGATTACAGTTCATAGAATTTCTCAAGGAAGCGGTATAATGCTTCAAACAGATGAAGAAATCAAAGAGATGTGCGAACTTACTGCTGAGCGTGGAATTGAACTTAGTTTGTTTGTAGGTCCACGTGGTACATGGGATATCAGTGCTCAACCTTTCACTTCGGGAGGGAAATCGATAGGTAATCGCCATGAAGGTGCGGATCAGCTCGTTTATGCGATGGAAGATCTTAAGCGTGGTGCAAATTTAGGGCTGCGCGGTGCACTTGTAGCAGATGAAGGACTAGTACTTTTGACGAAGGAAATGAAAAAGGCAGGACAACTGCCAGAGGACTTCATTGTAAAAGCTTCTGTTCAAATTGGATCGGCAAATCCTGTGTCCGTAAAATTAATGCAAGATATTGGAGCTGATACGTATAATGTACCAACGGCTTTGACTCTATCAAAGTTAGCGTCTATTCGTCAGGCAATTGATATTCCGATTGATCTGTACATCGAAGCACCGGATAATTTAGGAGGATTCCTTCGCTATTACGAGATTCCAGAAATCATTCGTGTTCTTGCACCTGTATATATTAAGTTTGGCCTACGTAACCATCCAGACGTTTATCCTTCTGGTCAACAGTTTGAGGCTCTGAATAATTCATTGGTCAAAGAGCGTGTTAGAAGAGCCTCTATTGGCATTCAAATGATTGAGCGGTACTGCCCTGAAGCGAAAACTTCAGAACTAGGTGCTGAGGGACTTGGCATTGCCAAAGTGAATACTTCAAATGTTTCTAATTAA
- a CDS encoding fumarylacetoacetate hydrolase family protein produces MRYIKFHQNGEIHTALVTLQEEVYIIEEENYTDFYYKLQESNRTANQYLKDENIQKTDLSFDDLELTLPTIPDEVWAAGVTYQKSREARNFETKKEDEEDLTFYDLVYDAKRPEIFFKSTARRIIGPNSDVYIRSDSNWQIPEPELTLIVGKEEDIIGYTLGNDMSCRDIEGENPLYLPQAKVWKNSGSIGPAILMPEGIEDPYSIDITCKIYRDNELKFEGTAYVNQLKRKLDELVHYLVYDNDILEGTALMTGTCIVPPNDFTLQDGDTIEISSEKIGILRNGVKAQKKMISIH; encoded by the coding sequence ATGAGATACATTAAATTCCATCAAAATGGAGAGATCCATACGGCATTAGTTACATTACAAGAAGAGGTATATATAATCGAAGAAGAAAACTATACGGATTTCTATTATAAATTGCAAGAATCGAATCGAACGGCGAATCAATATCTAAAGGATGAAAACATTCAAAAGACTGACTTGTCATTCGACGATTTAGAACTGACATTGCCGACTATACCTGACGAAGTATGGGCGGCAGGTGTAACTTATCAAAAGAGCAGAGAAGCAAGAAATTTTGAAACGAAGAAAGAAGATGAGGAGGATCTAACGTTCTATGATCTAGTGTATGACGCCAAACGTCCCGAAATCTTTTTTAAGTCCACGGCGCGTAGAATCATTGGGCCAAATAGTGATGTTTATATCAGAAGTGATTCGAATTGGCAGATCCCCGAGCCGGAACTGACTCTAATTGTAGGCAAGGAAGAGGATATTATCGGTTATACATTGGGTAATGATATGAGTTGCCGAGATATTGAAGGGGAAAACCCTCTCTATTTACCACAAGCTAAAGTGTGGAAGAATTCGGGTTCAATAGGTCCCGCGATTTTAATGCCTGAAGGAATCGAAGATCCTTACTCGATCGATATCACGTGTAAAATTTACAGGGATAATGAATTGAAGTTCGAGGGTACTGCTTATGTCAATCAATTAAAGCGGAAGCTTGATGAACTGGTTCACTATTTAGTCTATGACAACGATATCTTGGAAGGAACAGCGTTGATGACAGGTACTTGTATTGTACCGCCAAACGATTTTACTTTACAGGATGGGGACACGATTGAAATCTCGAGTGAAAAGATTGGTATCTTGCGGAACGGTGTCAAAGCTCAAAAGAAAATGATTTCGATTCATTAA
- a CDS encoding IclR family transcriptional regulator yields the protein MSNKYWVPAIERADLLLREISKHPNELRLIDLSKRLEINKSSLYSLLNTLETLGWIIKTATDSYNLGSTLGTFNSMYLSQFNLIQCFYKEAQEAVSNIQEHIQLGTLEGNDVVYLGKVEAKTRVQLVTEPGMRFPAYASAVGKVQLINHTAEEIEDLFPIKTWDKKTEFTTSNIEELCSKVSLAKTKGYAVENQESALGFHCVAAPIYNFEKQIIAGISFTMPTNSWEDKFEAAKEEIIKLAANLSKLAGYQEVSKEATTL from the coding sequence TTGAGCAATAAGTACTGGGTACCTGCTATCGAAAGGGCAGATTTGTTACTTAGAGAAATTAGTAAACATCCAAATGAATTACGGTTAATAGATTTATCGAAAAGGCTAGAGATAAATAAAAGTTCTCTTTATTCCTTACTGAACACATTAGAAACATTAGGGTGGATTATCAAGACTGCTACAGACAGTTATAATCTAGGTTCAACCCTTGGTACTTTTAATTCAATGTATTTGAGTCAATTCAATTTGATACAGTGCTTCTATAAAGAAGCACAAGAGGCTGTGTCCAATATTCAAGAACACATTCAATTGGGTACGCTTGAAGGTAATGATGTTGTGTACTTAGGAAAGGTAGAGGCGAAGACAAGGGTTCAGCTTGTTACGGAGCCAGGTATGCGTTTCCCGGCTTATGCATCTGCTGTAGGAAAAGTTCAATTAATTAATCACACGGCAGAAGAAATAGAAGATCTATTTCCTATTAAAACGTGGGATAAAAAGACTGAATTCACAACTTCTAATATTGAAGAACTTTGTAGCAAGGTATCGTTAGCAAAAACGAAAGGTTATGCGGTTGAGAATCAAGAGTCTGCTTTAGGTTTTCACTGTGTTGCTGCGCCTATCTATAATTTTGAAAAACAAATTATTGCAGGTATCAGCTTTACGATGCCAACGAATAGCTGGGAAGATAAATTTGAGGCAGCAAAAGAAGAGATTATCAAACTTGCAGCCAATTTATCGAAACTAGCCGGATATCAAGAAGTGTCAAAGGAAGCTACAACACTATAA
- a CDS encoding C-terminal binding protein: protein MAFKVVITDYEFDKLNYEENVFKESGLDIHFVKAQCRTEQEVIEAAKDADAIINQYAPLNAKVLNELTNCKVISRYGVGVDTIDLEVAKQKGIAVCNVPDYGIEEVSNHALALLMSWSRKIVELNNAVKNGSWDFSISPPVYRFKNRVFAVIGFGKIPRRVIEKVQPLGFTLIGYDPFVSAEEMAKYNVKKVDLDEALTQSDIISLHVPLVKDTHHLINLSNVNDLKDGVFILNTARGPIIETEALIQGLRSGKIAGAALDVVEIEPVPEDHELLEFSNVYITPHSAFYSVEAVEELRTKTARNIVEALEGSVLTYQVV from the coding sequence ATGGCTTTTAAAGTAGTTATCACTGATTATGAATTTGACAAATTGAATTATGAAGAAAACGTATTTAAGGAAAGCGGTCTTGATATACATTTTGTCAAAGCTCAGTGCCGCACAGAACAAGAGGTAATTGAAGCAGCTAAAGATGCAGATGCTATCATAAACCAATACGCTCCACTAAACGCTAAGGTTCTGAATGAGTTAACGAATTGTAAAGTCATATCGAGGTACGGGGTAGGAGTGGATACGATTGATCTTGAGGTAGCTAAACAGAAGGGTATCGCAGTTTGCAATGTTCCGGACTATGGAATAGAAGAGGTTTCAAATCATGCGTTGGCACTCTTGATGTCTTGGTCAAGAAAGATCGTGGAATTAAATAATGCGGTAAAGAACGGAAGTTGGGACTTCAGTATTAGTCCGCCGGTTTATCGTTTTAAAAATCGCGTATTTGCAGTGATCGGTTTCGGCAAGATTCCAAGGCGTGTAATTGAGAAAGTTCAACCTTTAGGCTTCACATTAATAGGATATGATCCGTTTGTTTCAGCAGAGGAAATGGCAAAATACAATGTAAAGAAAGTAGACCTTGATGAAGCGTTAACACAATCTGATATTATTTCACTTCATGTTCCGCTTGTAAAAGATACACATCACTTGATTAACCTCAGTAATGTTAATGATTTAAAAGATGGTGTCTTTATTCTAAATACAGCGAGAGGTCCAATTATTGAGACAGAGGCATTAATCCAAGGTTTGCGTAGCGGTAAAATTGCGGGAGCAGCGCTTGACGTTGTAGAAATTGAGCCTGTACCAGAGGATCACGAATTATTGGAATTTTCCAATGTCTACATCACGCCTCATAGTGCCTTTTACTCAGTCGAGGCAGTGGAGGAGTTACGTACTAAGACTGCTAGGAACATTGTCGAAGCCTTGGAAGGATCAGTACTCACATACCAAGTGGTGTGA
- the allD gene encoding ureidoglycolate dehydrogenase: MATFKIESEQLEQLITERLVESGISLEHASIVADVLAFADTRGVKSHGIMRLQHYIDRIQEGGINKNAQITVEAVNDVIVKVDGDNGLGHVVAKIAMNEAISISREKGIGVSIASNSSHSGALGYYADQAAREGVIGITFAQADALVAPYGARSAFLGANPLAVGIPHEDRPIVLDMSTSNVAFGKVMIEKERGNKIPMDWGLDEHGVPTDDPDKVKALQPMGGAKGYGLAILVDVLSGILSGGQFGKHIKPMYGDLKESRRLGQFFLAINPEFFVGQEYFLDMMKRFVEELHACEPAPGHTKVYVPGERSIENQMRANLEGIEIEEDMYEILTGKKRSNKNTACK, encoded by the coding sequence ATGGCAACTTTTAAAATTGAGTCGGAACAATTGGAACAACTTATAACTGAACGTTTAGTTGAAAGTGGCATATCACTCGAGCATGCAAGTATTGTTGCCGATGTGTTGGCTTTCGCTGATACACGTGGTGTGAAATCCCATGGAATTATGAGATTACAGCATTATATTGACAGAATACAGGAAGGCGGCATTAATAAGAATGCCCAAATTACTGTAGAAGCAGTGAATGATGTAATCGTTAAAGTGGACGGTGATAATGGGTTAGGACATGTCGTGGCAAAAATTGCTATGAATGAAGCCATATCTATTTCTAGGGAAAAGGGCATTGGTGTATCTATAGCTTCTAACTCGAGTCATTCCGGAGCGCTTGGCTATTATGCAGATCAGGCAGCTAGGGAGGGAGTGATTGGTATCACTTTCGCACAGGCGGATGCTCTCGTAGCACCGTATGGAGCTAGATCTGCATTTCTTGGGGCTAACCCGCTGGCGGTAGGAATCCCACATGAAGACCGTCCGATTGTACTAGATATGTCTACGAGTAACGTGGCATTCGGGAAAGTCATGATTGAAAAGGAACGAGGAAATAAGATTCCTATGGATTGGGGACTTGATGAACACGGTGTTCCAACAGATGATCCAGACAAAGTTAAAGCTTTGCAGCCTATGGGTGGAGCGAAGGGCTACGGACTTGCTATCCTTGTAGACGTTCTTTCTGGTATTTTATCAGGAGGGCAATTTGGTAAGCATATTAAACCAATGTACGGGGATTTAAAGGAAAGTAGAAGGTTAGGTCAGTTTTTCCTGGCAATCAATCCGGAGTTCTTTGTTGGCCAAGAATACTTCCTCGATATGATGAAGCGGTTTGTAGAAGAACTGCATGCATGTGAACCAGCCCCTGGGCACACTAAAGTATACGTTCCTGGAGAAAGATCGATTGAGAATCAGATGAGGGCAAATTTAGAAGGCATTGAAATTGAAGAAGATATGTACGAAATTTTGACTGGAAAGAAAAGATCAAATAAAAATACTGCGTGTAAATAA